Within the Debaryomyces hansenii CBS767 chromosome E complete sequence genome, the region TGTACAAAATTTATCGCATATTTTGCAGCCTGTGATAATTTCGCTAATATAGTATAAACCATTCGATATCAAATGTGACAATcgtatattatatttatgtcTTTGAATCATGCCTTCTATTAATACTTAGTATTATATAACTTCGAATGCCAATGAAAATGAGgcaaattattatatcaGCCTTCTTATAATGCAATTGATGCACAATATGTAATCGCCACAACGActatattttcttcaccatagattttattgattcatgattattatcaatcagaatcatcatcataattCGCAAActtataattgaaattgtgAAACAATGACTTTGTAATCATTATGGTGGGTTCGGTTTGTTCTTCGTTATTGTTCTCCTTCCCTATTTCTTCTCCTTCGTTTTCCCcctcttcttcaacatGCAAGCTTATACCATTAGTATTAAAATTACCGACATCTTCATTAGTTTCTTGGTCGTATGGTGAATCTGAATCAGTTTCTGAATCTTCCTTTTGTGCTAGTATGGCTTCGGcttcatctttattatacATTGAATCTTTAACACTctcatcatctttattgaaCAGAGTCAAAtatgtaaataatgaatgCTCATAAATATTAGATTTATGTGAATCATGCTCTTCTAAGTTGTGTACTTCTAATCTGACTAGTTCCAGTTCTATTTgttcttctaattcattagTGTTCTTATGATTTGTTAGTCTGATCTCGTTCATAATTGTGGGGTTACTATTCGGTAGAGAAGATATGTGTGGTATTGAAATTGGATCACTATTTTTAGGCTCACTCTCCTTTTGGTTTAGATTATCAATAGAAgtgaattcattattaaagaacTCAGGCTTGAACCTCTCACCATATACCCTATCTGTATCATTAAGGatcatttttttatatgatttattagacAAGTTGAATTTCTCCTTACTGTCTATATTGTCTCTTATTTCAACGTTCAACCTTTCGGGTAATTGTGAAAAGTAGTTATTAATTCTCATGGACCTACCTCCCGCTTTTTTAAGGGATTGATAGCCACTTTTCGGGATTTCAAAAAGATTAAGGCTATTAATCGCTCGATATATATCCCCGTGTGCTATTTTAAGCGGTGTTGTATCGTCTTCGAAAGGTATTTGTCTTTGATTTAACCAAAGCAGGACTATCTTATGTTCTagaatcttcaataaaatctTCTCCGTAGTAAGTCTAGCTATCtgatcaaataatacaagtGATTTGTAATGCAATTTTGGTACTAATTTGTTATTATGCAATGGtgtaattttattattcagATATAAGCTTCTACTAAGCTCACAGGCAGTAtcataatttatcaatcctgttttttcatcttcggCTTCTTCGATCGCTACTGCTTGATCCTCGGGTATATTACTTTCATTTctattcttcttttgtcTTTTGCTTATAGTATACTCATTAAACTGACGCTtaaatctttgattttcatcattagtCTTGCTTCGTTCTCTTTGGCTTATCATTTCAGCCTGTATTTCCTCCATCcttataaatttttcactcaTTTCGTATGCTGCCGGTATATTCtcatattttattaaatttttccGGTTAGGTAAACTTTTAAACCTATATTCGACTTCTTGTTCGTCTTTAACTATTTTGACTTTATGATATTTCCGCCTCTTCACCACTTGACGttttaatcttttcaattcatgCGCAAGACAATcgtaataattcattatttcaataGCTGATTTGTCTGGTAGGTTATCGCAGATTGCATCGATTTGATGAATAGAGTACCTTGCAAgacaattgaaaaatactTCTTTCTGGTTATTAGTCCAAATTGTCCCACcaccattttcaaaatcctTATCTCTTTTATATAACACCATACCCCTGCTATTGATCTTAGACTCCTGAAAATATGGTTTCTCATCATAAGTgtttattaatttgttttgaaagaattcCTTGACCTCTCtattaagaaaattgaCATAATTAGGATTCCCTCTAAAAATTCTGTTATTTTTTTTGCCCGGTTCCGAATTTTCTTTCACGGTTGGTTTATTATACTGTCCACTTATGTTTTGGGTCATTGGTTcattataatcaattattctCTACGTCATAGACTATTTTTactattatcttcaatgtCATTGCaaacatatttttttattgatCTGATCATATCGAGTCTGCATATAATACATGCCACCAaataaattctaatatttccTAGCTCTGTTTTACTATATAATTACA harbors:
- a CDS encoding DEHA2E17754p (no similarity) — its product is MTQNISGQYNKPTVKENSEPGKKNNRIFRGNPNYVNFLNREVKEFFQNKLINTYDEKPYFQESKINSRGMVLYKRDKDFENGGGTIWTNNQKEVFFNCLARYSIHQIDAICDNLPDKSAIEIMNYYDCLAHELKRLKRQVVKRRKYHKVKIVKDEQEVEYRFKSLPNRKNLIKYENIPAAYEMSEKFIRMEEIQAEMISQRERSKTNDENQRFKRQFNEYTISKRQKKNRNESNIPEDQAVAIEEAEDEKTGLINYDTACELSRSLYSNNKITPLHNNKLVPKLHYKSLVLFDQIARLTTEKILLKILEHKIVSLWLNQRQIPFEDDTTPLKIAHGDIYRAINSLNLFEIPKSGYQSLKKAGGRSMRINNYFSQLPERLNVEIRDNIDSKEKFNLSNKSYKKMILNDTDRVYGERFKPEFFNNEFTSIDNLNQKESEPKNSDPISIPHISSLPNSNPTIMNEIRLTNHKNTNELEEQIESELVRLEVHNLEEHDSHKSNIYEHSLFTYLTSFNKDDESVKDSMYNKDEAEAILAQKEDSETDSDSPYDQETNEDVGNFNTNGISLHVEEEGENEGEEIGKENNNEEQTEPTIMITKSLFHNFNYKFANYDDDSD